The genomic stretch AAGCCGGTTTTCCGGAAAGATCATGCGCAAACATTAAAGGACCCGCAAATGGTCGTGCTCAACCGAATCTATACGCGAACCGGCGATGACGGCACCACGGCGCTCGGCAGTGGCGAGCGCCGTCCGAAATATGATCTGCGCGTCAGCGCCTATGGCACCGTGGACGAGACCAACGCCGCGATCGGCGTGGTGCGGCTGCATCTGAAGGACGCGCGCGAGCTCGATACCATGCTGGGCCTGATCCAGAACGATCTGTTCGATCTTGGCGCCGATCTCGCGGTGCCCCAGCGCGACGGCAAGGCGGAGCGGTTGCGCATGCTGTCGAGCCAGGTCGAACGGCTCGAGCACGATATCGATGGCCTGAACGCGCGGTTGTCGCCCCTGACCTCTTTTGTTCTGCCCGGCGGTACCCCGGCAGCCGCATATCTGCATCTCGCCCGCACCATATGTCGCAGGGCGGAACGGATGATGGTGGAACTCGCGGCCAAGCCGGACGAGCCCGTCAGCGAGCCCGCCATCCAGTATATGAACCGGCTGTCGGACTTCCTGTTTGTCGCCAGCCGCGCCATGAACGATAATGGCGCCGGAGACGTGTTGTGGGTGCCCGGCCAGAACCGCTAAGGTAGCCATATCCGGGGGGCGATTTTTGGCTTTCGCGCGTTGACCGCCGATAGCGGGACCTTTAGGTTCCGCGCCCAAGCCAACCAAACCTGAAGAATTCAAGCGAAAGAGGATCGATGAAGGTTCTTGTGCCGGTAAAGCGGGTGGTCGATTTCAACGTCAAGGTCCGCGTCAAGAGCGACGGAACGGGCGTGGAACTGGCCAACGTCAAGATGTCGATGAATCCGTTCGACGAAATCGCCGTCGAGGAAGCCCTGCGGCTGAAAGAGGCCGGCAAGGCGACTGAAGTGGTGGTGGTGTCGATCGGTCCGGCGCAGGCCTCCGAGACCATCCGTACCGGTCTTGCGATGGGCGCCGACCGCGGCATCCTGGTCAAGGCCGAAGGCAATGTGGAACCGCTGGCGGTCGCGAAGATTCTGAAAGCCGTCGTCGACCAGGAGAAGCCCGGCCTCGTCATTCTCGGCAAGCAGGCGAT from Bradyrhizobium sp. Ash2021 encodes the following:
- a CDS encoding cob(I)yrinic acid a,c-diamide adenosyltransferase translates to MVVLNRIYTRTGDDGTTALGSGERRPKYDLRVSAYGTVDETNAAIGVVRLHLKDARELDTMLGLIQNDLFDLGADLAVPQRDGKAERLRMLSSQVERLEHDIDGLNARLSPLTSFVLPGGTPAAAYLHLARTICRRAERMMVELAAKPDEPVSEPAIQYMNRLSDFLFVASRAMNDNGAGDVLWVPGQNR